The Afifella aestuarii genomic interval GCGTTTCGTGACCGAAAGCCCGTCCTATCTGCACTTCGACATTTTCGGCTGGGCACCGAAAGCGCGGGCGCTCGGTCCCAAGGGTGGCGAGGCGCAAGGGATCCGGGCGCTCTTCGCCTATTGTGCCGAGCGTTACGGCCGGGGCTGACGTGCCCGAATTCGGCCTCTCATGACGATCCTGCGGTCGAGCCAGGCTCTGCGTCTGTGGCACGAGGTGACGCTGTCGCTGGTGCGTGCCGAAGAGCCGGATCTGACGGCGCGCCAGATGACGGTCCTCTTGATCGTCTATTTGGAGGCGCCGCCGCATACGGTCCGCGGGCTTGCCGCGAAACTCGGCGTCACCAAGGCCGTCATCACGCGTGCTCTCGACACGCTCGGGCGGCACGGACTTCTGACGCGCAAGCGCGATCCCAAAGACATGCGCAATGTTCTGGTGCAGCGAACGGTAGACGGCGCGCTCTTTCTGGAGCGCTTCGCCGACCTCGTCGTTGCCAAGACCGAGGATGTGACACGATGACGAAGCTCGATCCACGCCGCAACACCTTCCGCCGAGATCTCGCGGATGTGCGCCTCAAGGGACGCGTGGAGGCGCCGCGTTTCGTCGAGGGCAGTCTCTATCAGGTTGTGGATGGAACGGCGCCGGTGAGACGCGAGCCGAACCCGATGGGCGCGCTCGAGACGCAAGCGCTTTGCGGCGAAATCGTCCGCGTCTTCGAAGAGACAGGGGAGGGCTGGGCCTGGGGCCAGCTCGAAGGCGACGGCTACGTCGGCTGGCTGCCGACCGCGTCTCTGCGGGCAGACGTGACGGTGCCCACCCATCGTGTTGCCGCGCGAAGCACGTTTCTGTTTCCGGGCCCCGATATCAAACTGCCGCCGCTCATGACGTTGCCTCTCGGCGCCGAAGTGGCGGTGACGGGGGAGGCGCAGGACAAGAACGCCCGTTACGGTCTCATCGAACCGGCCGGTGCCGTCGTCATGCAGCATCTGTCGACCGTGGAGGCCCCGCGTGAGCCCGACTGGACCGCTGTGGCAGAGAGTTTTCTGGGCGTCCCCTATCTCTGGGGCGGCAAGACGGATGCGGGTATCGACTGCTCGGGCCTCGTCCAGGTCGCACTTCACACGGCCGGGAGGCAGGCGCCGAGGGATGCCGATATGCAGGCGGCCGAGATCGGCGAAGCGCTCGAAATTGGCGATGATCTGCCGCCGCTTCGCCGCGGCGATCTCATCTTCTGGGAGGGCCATGTCGGCCTGATGCGCGACGGCGAAACCCTTCTCCACGCCAACGCTTTCCACATGTGTTCAGCGAGCGAGCCGCTGGTTGCGGCACGATCGCGTTTTACCGCCAAAGGTCTCAAGATCACCGCAATTCGACGCTTGCAATGAGGCTACCAAACGTGTCCCTTCGTCGGCAAAGAATTGGCGACCTCCGTGGCGTATTCCTCCATGCATCTGCCTACCCGGCAATTCGGCAATGCCATTCTTTCGGTGTGCCCGCAGACGTTGCTGCGCCGGTACTACCAGTGGCATTTGAGCTTCCAGGCTCATCGGCACGGCCGCGGACGGCCCGTCGAAATCATACCTGATGCCGAACGCGTTATTATTGATGACGGCCTGCGCCGCCTCGCTTTACCGAGCCTCAACCGCGTCCCCCGCTACCGCAGCGGCATCGGAGCGCGGCTGCATCTGACGGGCGAAAAATATGCCGTCGGCACGCTGTACTTTCCGCGAGAAAGCGATGTCGTCATCGATATCGGTGCCAATGTCGGTGAGTTGACGATCCTGTGTGCCGATGCGGGTGCGACGGTCATCGCGATCGAGCCGGATCCGCGCGCTTATGCCTGCCTCGCGCAAAACGTCAGGGGGCTCGACAATGTCCGCCTCGTCTCCTGTGCGATGTGGAAAGGACGGGAAGCTCTGAAGCTGCATCTCGCCCCAGATGGCGCGTCGAGCTCGCTCATCCGCCGCCCGGAGCAGAAGCGCGCCTTCGCCTCCGTCGAAGCCTGGCCTCTCGATGCTCTGCCGGCCGTTGCGGCCTTGCCTGCGATCGACTTCATGAAAATTGATGCGGAAGGCGTGGAGCCTGAGATCCTTGCTGGAGCCATGCGCACCCTGAAGCGGACGCGGCTCCTCGCCATCGACATGAACCCGGCGCATGGACGCGCCGGTGCCTGGGACAAGGTCGAGCGTGCCTTGGAGGTGATGGGATTTCAGATGCTCGAGCACACCGACGAAAACACCATCGTCGCCGCCAATATGGCCTTCACGCCGGTCGTGCCTCAGTACCCGGCGTCCCGGTCCACCACATACTGAAGCGGCTCGCCGGCTTTGCCGCGGCGCACCTGTCGCGCGATCAGCGGCGACAGGCCATGCGGATCTGAGATCGACGCCATATGCGGCGTGATCACGAGATTGGGCGCGCTCCACATCGGGCTGTCGGCTGGCAGGGGCTCCGTGCGGAAAACGTCGAGGCTCGCGCCGCGCAGCGTGCCATCGCGCAAGGCTGACAGAATATCCGCCTCGTTTTGAGACTGTCCGCGCCCGGCATTGATGAGGACCGGGCCGCCGAGCGGGCCATCCTTGCGCAGTCTTGAGATGAGCCCTCCGTCGATGATCCCGCGCGTCTGTGGCGTGTCGGGCAGGAGGCAGACGAGGATATCGGTTTCCGCCAGAAAGGCATCGCGCTCACCCTCACCGGCAAAGGCGGTGACGCCCGCGACGATCTTCGGGCGTCGGCTCCATCCGACCACGCGGAAGCCGAGCTGCATGAGCATCTTCGCCGACGCCGTGCCGAGCACGCCGAGCCCCATGATCCCGACCGTCACCTTGCCGGCCGGCGGCTGGTAGAGCGGTCGCCAGCGCTTTTCCTTTTGCAGCGCTGCATAATCGGGCCCGAGGCGCACGTGATGCAGCACCTGCCAGACGACGTATTCTGTCATCCGCGTGGTGAGGTCGGGATCGACGATGCGTGCGATCGGCACATTCGGAAGGTTGGGCAGACCGACGAGATGATCGACGCCGGCGCCAACTGAAAGAATGGCCTTGAGATTGGGCAGGCTGTCGAAAAGCTCGGGGCGGGGCTTCCAGGTGAGAAGATACTCCACCCGCTCGAGAGTTGCGGGATTGCCGGCAAAGCCGCCCTCTGGCGTTGTTGCGACGACCTCGTCTTCGGGAAGTGCGGCCTTCAGGTTTTCAAGCCAGCGACGGGGATCCCAATCGGCGAGGGAAAGAAGAAGAGTGGTCACGTGCTGATGGCTCCCCGGTAGGCGACTTCCAGATCGAAGGCGGCGGCCATCAGCGCTTTTGTGTAATCGGTCTGCGGATGGTCGAAGATCTGCGCGGCAGGCCCGGCTTCCACCACCTTGCCGTCGCGCATGACGATGATTTCGTTGGCGAGCGCGCGCACCACTTTGAGGTCGTGCGAGATGAAGAGATAGGTGAGGTCGTGGCGCTTCTGCAGATCGCGCAGGAGGTCGACGACCTGTGCCTGGACGCTCATGTCGAGAGCCGAGGTCGGCTCGTCGAGCATGACAAATTTCGGCTCGAGCACCATGGCGCGGGCAATCGCGATGCGCTGGCGCTGGCCTCCGGAGAATTCATGCGGATAGCGAAACCGCGTCTCCGGATCGATACCCACTTCGGCGAGCGCTTTGACAACGCGGCGGTCGCGCTCCGATGCCTTCAGATCGGGTTCGTGCACGGCGAGACCTTCGCCGACGATGTCGCGAATGATCATGCGCGGCGACAGCGAGCCATAAGGATCCTGGAAGACGATCTGCATATCGGCGCGAAGCGCACGGGTGTCCTTGAACCGTGCCGCCTGGATGTCGCGCCCGAGAAAGGCGATGCGGCCGTTGGAGGAAATCAGCCTGAGAAGGGCGAGGCCGAGCGTCGTCTTGCCGGAGCCGGATTCGCCGACGACGCCGAGCGTCTCGCCTTCGCGCACTTTGACGTCGATGCCGTCGACGGCCTTGATATGGCCGACGGTGCGACGCAGGAAGCCGCGCTTGATCGGAAACCAGACCTTGAGGTTGTCGGCTTCCATGACGAACGGTGCGTCACGATCGGTGGCGGGCGCGGAGCCCTTGGGTTCGGCGGAGAGAAGATGGCGCGTATAGCTGTGCTGAGGGTTGGTGAAGATCTCTTCCGTTGGCCCGCGCTCGACGATCTCGCCATCCGTCATGACGCAGACCCGGTCCGCCACCTTGCGTACGATGCCGAGATCGTGGGTGATGAAGAGGAGCGCCATGTTCTGCTCGTACTTCAGGCGGGCGAGAAGCTCCAGGATCTGCGCTTGCACGGTGACGTCGAGTGCCGTCGTCGGCTCATCGGCGATCAGGAGATCGGGCTCGTTGGCGAGCGCCATGGCGATCATCACGCGCTGCCGCTGGCCGCCTGAGAGCTGATGCGGGTAGGATCTGAGCCGGCTTTCCGGCTCGCGGATGCCGACCTGGTGGAGAAGCTCCAGAACCCTTTCCCGCGCCGCCTTGCCGCTCATACCGCGGTGCACGTCGAGCACCTCGCCGACCTGCCGCTCCACCGTGTGCAGCGGGTTGAGCGACGACATCGGCTCCTGGAAGACCATGGAGATCTTGTTGC includes:
- a CDS encoding MarR family transcriptional regulator encodes the protein MTILRSSQALRLWHEVTLSLVRAEEPDLTARQMTVLLIVYLEAPPHTVRGLAAKLGVTKAVITRALDTLGRHGLLTRKRDPKDMRNVLVQRTVDGALFLERFADLVVAKTEDVTR
- a CDS encoding NlpC/P60 family protein; the protein is MTKLDPRRNTFRRDLADVRLKGRVEAPRFVEGSLYQVVDGTAPVRREPNPMGALETQALCGEIVRVFEETGEGWAWGQLEGDGYVGWLPTASLRADVTVPTHRVAARSTFLFPGPDIKLPPLMTLPLGAEVAVTGEAQDKNARYGLIEPAGAVVMQHLSTVEAPREPDWTAVAESFLGVPYLWGGKTDAGIDCSGLVQVALHTAGRQAPRDADMQAAEIGEALEIGDDLPPLRRGDLIFWEGHVGLMRDGETLLHANAFHMCSASEPLVAARSRFTAKGLKITAIRRLQ
- a CDS encoding FkbM family methyltransferase — its product is MAYSSMHLPTRQFGNAILSVCPQTLLRRYYQWHLSFQAHRHGRGRPVEIIPDAERVIIDDGLRRLALPSLNRVPRYRSGIGARLHLTGEKYAVGTLYFPRESDVVIDIGANVGELTILCADAGATVIAIEPDPRAYACLAQNVRGLDNVRLVSCAMWKGREALKLHLAPDGASSSLIRRPEQKRAFASVEAWPLDALPAVAALPAIDFMKIDAEGVEPEILAGAMRTLKRTRLLAIDMNPAHGRAGAWDKVERALEVMGFQMLEHTDENTIVAANMAFTPVVPQYPASRSTTY
- a CDS encoding 2-hydroxyacid dehydrogenase, producing the protein MTTLLLSLADWDPRRWLENLKAALPEDEVVATTPEGGFAGNPATLERVEYLLTWKPRPELFDSLPNLKAILSVGAGVDHLVGLPNLPNVPIARIVDPDLTTRMTEYVVWQVLHHVRLGPDYAALQKEKRWRPLYQPPAGKVTVGIMGLGVLGTASAKMLMQLGFRVVGWSRRPKIVAGVTAFAGEGERDAFLAETDILVCLLPDTPQTRGIIDGGLISRLRKDGPLGGPVLINAGRGQSQNEADILSALRDGTLRGASLDVFRTEPLPADSPMWSAPNLVITPHMASISDPHGLSPLIARQVRRGKAGEPLQYVVDRDAGY
- a CDS encoding ABC transporter ATP-binding protein, whose product is MTSPLLSVRDLSVDFTQGGRTTHAVRHVSFDIAEKETVALVGESGSGKSVTALSVLRLLTYPPASHPSGEIFFRDRELLKAGDRTLREVRGNKISMVFQEPMSSLNPLHTVERQVGEVLDVHRGMSGKAARERVLELLHQVGIREPESRLRSYPHQLSGGQRQRVMIAMALANEPDLLIADEPTTALDVTVQAQILELLARLKYEQNMALLFITHDLGIVRKVADRVCVMTDGEIVERGPTEEIFTNPQHSYTRHLLSAEPKGSAPATDRDAPFVMEADNLKVWFPIKRGFLRRTVGHIKAVDGIDVKVREGETLGVVGESGSGKTTLGLALLRLISSNGRIAFLGRDIQAARFKDTRALRADMQIVFQDPYGSLSPRMIIRDIVGEGLAVHEPDLKASERDRRVVKALAEVGIDPETRFRYPHEFSGGQRQRIAIARAMVLEPKFVMLDEPTSALDMSVQAQVVDLLRDLQKRHDLTYLFISHDLKVVRALANEIIVMRDGKVVEAGPAAQIFDHPQTDYTKALMAAAFDLEVAYRGAIST